A section of the Cloacibacillus sp. An23 genome encodes:
- a CDS encoding phosphodiester glycosidase family protein, with product MIRAWRAAVVAAVFVCAAAFPMARAEAMTQADVGPAVSEALGRETPEKFLTAVEGDMTRRDALRLAFEAMGWRFALAAVDQIGILPEWPEVEGVSYISATMTPRPPEAMTASLDEPLTPEDMVEFEKWLRECRESVSWKASFSWNGTTLFMMKRGVGNPNGPANGDLENGENEPLFAAALAVDMQTVPCQIATAEMIGSKRATLATIAAENYGVIGGINGGYFSGAKPIGVLRRQGRTDNPKFWPHRSAFGWNDKGESIFIDGKIVSNIGSAREYDEYTELMQAGPLLVKDGEAAPNTEDVDPNVLNKRHPRTFVGTDGARVVWGIVDGRDNMHSVGMTIDELRTFCIKGLALTDALNLDGGGSSSIWWRGMTFSQPSNSSDAERPIPYAVLMFEPGAGVRQ from the coding sequence TTGATACGCGCCTGGCGCGCGGCCGTCGTTGCGGCGGTTTTTGTGTGCGCCGCGGCTTTTCCGATGGCGCGCGCAGAGGCGATGACGCAGGCGGATGTCGGGCCCGCCGTATCGGAGGCGCTCGGGCGCGAGACGCCGGAGAAATTTTTGACGGCGGTCGAGGGCGATATGACGCGGCGTGACGCGCTGCGGCTCGCCTTCGAGGCTATGGGCTGGAGGTTCGCGCTGGCTGCGGTCGATCAGATAGGCATCCTGCCGGAATGGCCCGAGGTCGAGGGCGTATCTTATATATCGGCGACTATGACGCCGAGGCCGCCGGAGGCGATGACTGCCTCTCTCGACGAGCCTCTGACGCCGGAGGATATGGTTGAATTTGAAAAATGGCTGCGCGAATGCCGCGAGTCGGTTTCATGGAAGGCCTCGTTCTCGTGGAACGGCACGACTCTGTTTATGATGAAGCGCGGCGTCGGGAACCCGAACGGCCCGGCGAACGGCGATTTGGAAAACGGCGAAAACGAGCCGCTCTTCGCCGCGGCGCTCGCCGTGGACATGCAGACCGTGCCGTGCCAGATAGCGACGGCGGAGATGATTGGTTCGAAGCGCGCGACTCTCGCGACTATAGCGGCGGAGAATTACGGCGTCATAGGCGGCATCAACGGCGGCTATTTTTCCGGCGCGAAGCCGATCGGCGTGCTGCGCCGCCAGGGGCGCACGGACAATCCGAAATTCTGGCCCCACCGCTCGGCCTTCGGCTGGAACGACAAGGGCGAGTCCATTTTCATAGACGGCAAGATCGTCAGCAACATTGGCTCTGCGCGCGAATACGACGAATATACGGAGCTTATGCAGGCGGGGCCGCTGCTCGTCAAAGACGGCGAGGCCGCGCCGAACACCGAGGATGTGGACCCGAACGTACTGAATAAGCGCCATCCGCGCACATTCGTCGGGACGGACGGCGCGCGCGTCGTCTGGGGAATCGTAGACGGACGCGACAATATGCACAGCGTCGGCATGACGATAGATGAGCTTCGCACGTTCTGCATAAAGGGGCTGGCCCTGACGGACGCGCTGAACCTCGACGGCGGCGGCTCGAGCTCTATATGGTGGCGCGGGATGACCTTCTCGCAGCCGAGCAACTCTAGCGACGCCGAGCGCCCGATCCCATACGCGGTGCTGATGTTCGAGCCGGGCGCGGGGGTGCGCCAGTAA
- the rlmN gene encoding 23S rRNA (adenine(2503)-C(2))-methyltransferase RlmN codes for MNEKIYAPDMDSGEWKEYTEKELGEPSYRAGQICQWIWQKRADDTEEMTNLSKALREKLAEKLDFAFPQLVREQKSSDGTRKFLWRLRDGESVESVLMKQGDRLTACISTQVGCPLQCTFCATGLSGFVRNLSAGEIAGQVAAIEKKIGREINNVVYMGMGEPFLNTEAVLKSIRMLNDPKMRNLGIRHITVSTSGVIPGIRALADSGLGVRLAVSLHAADGELRGMLMPVNHSYPVEELREALVEYQETTGDRITIEYALFGGVNDSVERARELVRYLRGIHVYVNLIPFNAVDGRYAKPEAEDVLRFKSVLQTAGFECEIRAEQGADIDAACGQLRRKEEGGADAPLERGSFSAPRNIMAEERAAARSSKTAAKPKRRQFPQKEEKRGSSDSRGEEGTGRGRFGAGKNGAERRSYGAGDDKSRGFSKNGGERETFKRRRENAEPQERYRSGKMKEARPTYRGGGEERTLDGGGARGERKFREAGAKSPARTKRAPAPQDGPFAKFYRNSAKPKRGAKNAKKS; via the coding sequence ATGAACGAGAAAATTTACGCGCCGGACATGGATTCCGGCGAATGGAAAGAATACACGGAGAAAGAACTCGGCGAGCCGTCGTACCGCGCCGGGCAGATATGCCAGTGGATCTGGCAGAAGCGCGCCGACGACACAGAGGAGATGACGAACCTGTCGAAAGCTTTGCGCGAGAAGCTCGCAGAGAAGCTCGACTTCGCCTTCCCACAGCTCGTGCGCGAGCAGAAATCGTCTGACGGCACGAGAAAATTCCTCTGGAGGCTGCGCGACGGAGAGTCCGTCGAGTCCGTGCTGATGAAGCAGGGCGACAGGCTGACCGCCTGCATATCGACGCAGGTCGGCTGCCCGCTTCAATGCACCTTCTGCGCGACCGGGCTGTCCGGCTTCGTGCGCAACCTGAGCGCCGGCGAGATAGCCGGGCAGGTCGCGGCGATCGAGAAAAAAATCGGACGCGAGATAAACAACGTCGTCTACATGGGCATGGGCGAGCCGTTCCTCAACACGGAGGCCGTGCTGAAATCCATAAGGATGCTGAACGACCCGAAGATGCGCAATCTCGGCATACGCCACATAACGGTCTCGACCTCCGGCGTCATTCCGGGGATCCGCGCGCTGGCCGACTCCGGCCTCGGCGTGCGGCTGGCGGTCTCGCTCCACGCCGCGGACGGCGAACTGCGGGGAATGCTGATGCCAGTCAACCACAGCTATCCCGTCGAAGAGCTGCGCGAGGCTCTCGTTGAGTATCAGGAAACGACCGGCGACCGCATAACGATAGAATACGCGCTCTTCGGCGGAGTCAACGACAGCGTCGAGCGCGCGAGAGAGCTAGTGCGGTATCTGCGCGGAATACACGTCTACGTCAACCTCATCCCATTCAACGCCGTAGACGGGCGCTACGCGAAGCCGGAGGCCGAAGACGTGCTGCGCTTCAAAAGCGTGCTCCAGACGGCTGGCTTCGAATGCGAGATACGCGCCGAACAGGGCGCGGACATAGACGCGGCCTGCGGCCAGCTCCGCAGAAAAGAAGAAGGCGGAGCGGACGCGCCGCTCGAACGCGGCTCATTCTCCGCGCCGAGAAACATCATGGCGGAGGAACGCGCCGCCGCGAGAAGCTCGAAAACCGCTGCGAAGCCGAAACGCCGCCAATTTCCCCAAAAAGAAGAAAAACGCGGAAGCTCCGACAGCCGCGGAGAAGAGGGGACTGGACGCGGACGTTTCGGCGCCGGCAAAAACGGGGCCGAACGGCGTTCATACGGAGCGGGCGATGACAAAAGCCGCGGATTCTCAAAAAACGGCGGAGAACGCGAAACATTCAAACGCCGCCGCGAAAACGCCGAGCCTCAGGAACGTTACCGCAGCGGTAAAATGAAAGAAGCGCGCCCGACCTACAGAGGCGGCGGCGAGGAAAGAACCCTCGACGGCGGCGGCGCGCGCGGGGAGAGAAAATTCCGCGAGGCCGGGGCGAAGAGTCCGGCTCGCACGAAAAGAGCGCCGGCCCCGCAGGACGGCCCGTTCGCGAAATTTTACAGGAACTCGGCGAAGCCGAAGCGCGGCGCGAAAAACGCTAAAAAATCATAA
- a CDS encoding DDE-type integrase/transposase/recombinase produces the protein MSKISQKKRYRQSLIKYAIKYGVTKATARYATNRQYVYRWMKRYDGSLESFRDKSRRPRHHPNEHSPAELLLIRNMLRHNKNTRLVVLLVKLRKRGYSRSISALYRVMKRIGAVRITLPNPKCVSKPNERMQYPGQRVQVDVKFVPKSCLVGEAEGKQFYQYTAIDEYSRFRYVEAEEYSTYSSAAFLTHMLRFFKFRVKCVHSDNRTEFTNRFTSDKDKPTLFENHLEQCVIRHKLIKPYTPRHNGKAERSHRNDNEYFYASHKRISSIRRKILLSKLQICQSSVTAREPHHHSDASHKRPRGEGVVSAVTCRQLTGRRA, from the coding sequence ATGAGTAAAATATCACAAAAGAAACGTTACAGGCAATCTCTTATCAAGTACGCGATAAAGTACGGCGTTACTAAAGCCACCGCACGGTATGCCACGAACAGGCAGTATGTTTACAGGTGGATGAAGCGTTACGATGGTTCTCTCGAATCCTTTCGTGACAAGTCGAGGCGTCCACGCCATCATCCGAATGAACATTCTCCGGCGGAGCTCCTGCTTATACGGAATATGCTGAGGCATAACAAGAACACAAGGCTTGTAGTACTTTTGGTTAAACTGAGGAAAAGAGGATACTCCAGAAGCATTTCAGCTCTCTATAGGGTGATGAAGCGTATCGGAGCCGTACGCATCACTCTGCCTAACCCTAAATGCGTTTCCAAGCCCAACGAGCGAATGCAGTATCCAGGGCAGCGCGTACAGGTGGACGTTAAGTTCGTGCCGAAGTCGTGCCTCGTCGGAGAAGCGGAGGGGAAACAGTTCTATCAATATACTGCGATAGACGAGTATAGCCGTTTCCGCTATGTCGAAGCTGAAGAATACAGCACGTACAGCTCGGCAGCATTCCTGACGCATATGCTGAGGTTCTTCAAATTTCGTGTGAAATGTGTCCATAGCGACAACAGGACGGAATTTACGAACCGGTTTACCTCTGACAAAGACAAACCTACGCTCTTTGAAAATCATTTGGAGCAGTGCGTGATAAGGCATAAGCTGATAAAGCCGTATACGCCGCGTCATAACGGGAAGGCGGAAAGATCACACAGGAACGATAACGAATATTTTTACGCGTCGCATAAGCGCATAAGTTCTATTCGCCGGAAGATATTGCTAAGCAAATTACAGATTTGCCAATCGTCGGTCACGGCGAGAGAGCCGCACCATCACAGTGACGCTTCCCACAAGAGACCTCGTGGGGAGGGCGTCGTATCCGCGGTTACGTGCCGCCAGCTTACCGGCAGGCGGGCGTGA
- a CDS encoding XRE family transcriptional regulator produces MSHELLHEKLKNLRKRKKLYLKDVSSGVGLSASYLSQLETGKVEPTISTLRRLAQFYGVPIVYFFETELSQDVVVRKAERKRLWSDNKTLIYEPLQGGANGKKMQATYITILPNTEYFFSSHDGEEFMIVVKGQLRFQYEGATYDLHPGDSIYYDAAKPFTFSNPLHQIIELLTVCAPPIS; encoded by the coding sequence TTGAGTCACGAATTATTGCATGAAAAACTAAAAAATTTACGGAAACGAAAAAAGCTATATCTCAAAGATGTAAGCAGCGGCGTTGGCTTATCAGCTAGTTATTTAAGCCAGCTAGAAACTGGAAAAGTTGAACCGACAATCTCAACCTTACGAAGGTTAGCTCAGTTTTATGGGGTACCAATCGTATATTTTTTTGAGACAGAACTTAGTCAAGATGTTGTGGTACGTAAAGCTGAACGAAAGCGTCTATGGTCTGATAATAAAACTTTGATATACGAGCCACTACAAGGAGGTGCAAACGGGAAAAAAATGCAGGCCACTTATATAACAATTCTTCCGAATACAGAATATTTCTTTTCTTCTCACGATGGAGAAGAATTTATGATAGTTGTGAAAGGCCAACTACGTTTCCAGTACGAAGGGGCTACATATGATCTTCATCCAGGCGACAGCATTTATTACGATGCTGCTAAACCTTTTACGTTTTCAAATCCATTGCATCAAATAATAGAACTTCTAACTGTTTGTGCTCCACCAATATCATAA
- a CDS encoding transposase, producing MYRERAWSKRGVGIPGRISGKTYKRVGLAAALYRGQLTEPMQYEGTIDGELFEEWRRKFLCPALEYGSTQIMDNVSFHSKKKVKDIASSFGHRVIFFPPYSPELTHIERCWAALKKTLKGVIDSVASIDDALRICLQRK from the coding sequence ATCTACAGAGAGCGCGCCTGGTCGAAAAGAGGAGTCGGGATTCCAGGCCGTATAAGCGGTAAGACGTATAAAAGGGTAGGCCTGGCCGCAGCATTGTACCGAGGCCAGCTGACAGAGCCTATGCAGTACGAAGGCACGATTGACGGAGAACTATTTGAAGAATGGCGAAGAAAGTTTTTATGTCCAGCCTTGGAATATGGGAGTACGCAGATAATGGACAACGTATCATTCCACAGTAAGAAAAAAGTTAAGGATATAGCAAGCAGTTTTGGACATAGGGTAATATTCTTCCCGCCGTACTCGCCTGAGCTTACCCATATAGAGCGTTGCTGGGCCGCATTAAAAAAGACTCTGAAAGGCGTTATTGATTCTGTTGCATCCATTGATGACGCTTTGCGTATATGTTTACAAAGAAAATGA
- a CDS encoding aromatic amino acid ammonia-lyase yields MTLVEFIAIVRYNSKVVLTPEYVERVKKSRTLVEKFLNENRAIYGLTTGFGDNVRKVIPQSEAERLQRNIIRSHAVSVGEPLSEEGVRALWLMQLLSLGRGYSGIRPDVLTLIAECLNRKVYPYAPSEGSIQNLPVEGYVNLVLMGEGQAWLGNQLVTGHEALKSVGLDPLSPACKEGLCLTNGINGAEGLALIALHDSILAAQTADISGAMAFEVLRGTLLGCDYRLHSLKEHPEQAGCAANIRLILSDSEIAANSMYHRVQDPYVIRCIPHVHGAAKRFMKDVSISLIREMLSCNDNPIVWPDGNGEGLMGSNFDGTYVGAGSDILCMACANIAKISERRTDKLTNQSLSGGYPAFLADKPGVDNGYMIAQYTASALVNEIRGLCIPATSDSVPVSANWEDPISMAWWAAMKAVHVACKLQYVIAIELMTMSRAFDLTRVEYGHFSSATQSVHDKIREVVPYIKGDRYLGPDIEAIYSMVKNGDIVKNVQARIGTTLAF; encoded by the coding sequence ATTACGCTTGTTGAATTCATAGCGATAGTACGTTATAACAGTAAAGTCGTGTTAACTCCAGAGTATGTTGAACGAGTAAAAAAATCTAGAACCCTAGTTGAAAAGTTCCTTAATGAGAACAGGGCTATCTATGGATTGACAACAGGTTTTGGCGATAACGTAAGGAAGGTTATTCCCCAAAGTGAAGCAGAAAGGCTTCAGCGCAATATTATACGTTCACATGCTGTAAGCGTAGGAGAACCTCTATCAGAAGAAGGAGTACGTGCTCTGTGGTTGATGCAATTACTAAGCTTAGGGCGCGGATATTCTGGTATTAGACCTGATGTTTTGACTCTCATTGCAGAATGTCTTAACAGAAAAGTGTATCCATATGCGCCTTCAGAAGGAAGCATACAAAATCTTCCAGTTGAAGGTTATGTAAACTTAGTCCTTATGGGGGAAGGGCAAGCTTGGCTAGGCAATCAGCTTGTGACTGGACATGAAGCACTAAAATCAGTTGGATTAGATCCGCTATCTCCAGCCTGCAAAGAAGGGTTATGCCTCACTAATGGCATTAACGGGGCAGAGGGACTTGCTCTTATTGCACTACATGACTCTATTTTGGCGGCTCAGACAGCTGATATTTCAGGTGCTATGGCTTTCGAGGTACTGCGAGGTACATTGTTGGGATGCGATTATAGGCTTCATTCGCTTAAAGAGCATCCTGAACAGGCTGGATGCGCTGCGAATATCAGATTGATATTGAGTGACAGTGAAATAGCCGCTAATTCAATGTATCACAGAGTGCAAGATCCGTACGTTATACGCTGTATTCCTCATGTTCATGGGGCAGCAAAACGCTTCATGAAGGATGTCTCAATTAGTCTTATTAGAGAAATGCTATCTTGTAATGATAACCCCATAGTGTGGCCAGATGGCAACGGAGAAGGTTTGATGGGGTCAAATTTCGACGGAACTTACGTTGGAGCCGGTTCTGATATTCTTTGCATGGCGTGCGCAAATATTGCCAAAATCTCTGAGAGACGTACAGATAAGCTTACTAATCAGAGTTTAAGCGGAGGTTATCCTGCGTTTTTAGCTGATAAACCTGGGGTGGACAATGGATATATGATAGCCCAGTATACCGCATCTGCGCTTGTCAATGAAATTAGAGGACTCTGCATTCCCGCCACATCAGACAGCGTTCCAGTCAGTGCGAACTGGGAAGATCCTATTAGCATGGCTTGGTGGGCTGCAATGAAAGCAGTACACGTTGCTTGTAAGCTACAATATGTAATCGCCATAGAATTAATGACTATGTCACGAGCTTTTGATCTAACTCGTGTAGAATACGGACACTTTTCAAGTGCTACACAATCGGTACATGACAAGATACGGGAAGTTGTGCCTTATATAAAAGGCGACAGGTATTTGGGGCCTGATATAGAAGCCATTTATTCCATGGTAAAAAATGGTGATATTGTAAAAAATGTTCAGGCCCGTATCGGTACTACACTGGCATTTTAA
- a CDS encoding aromatic amino acid ammonia-lyase produces MAKLDIVKLSKCITIQNVCIGPGPLPLEEFIAVVRYGAKVKFSDEYRQRVVRSRILVEKILDENRVVYGLTTGFGDNVRTIIPQEEAIELQYNILRSHAVSVGEPLPEDEVRAIWLMQLLSLGRGYSGIRMEMLDLIAQCLNSGIYPFVPRFGSVQALVLEANVNLVLIGEGQAWYKGELLTGAEALQKAGLSPLAPACKEGLCLTNGANSATGLAALALYDSLIAVQTADVSAAMSYEALKGNILACDPRLHSVKEHPNQITCAENIRILLHDSSIMENNKGQSVQDPLALRSVPQMHGAVKRYLADAGTDILEEMASCSDNPVLWPDGDDGVALMGANFDSTFSSGAADIISIADSNLAKLLERRIDKLTNRNFSGYPAFLAAKPGVDNGYMILQYTAAGLVNEIRGLALPATADSIPTCANWEDPVSMGLLASQKALDIAQKLQYIVAIELMVTSRAFDLFTEGVGCFASATQAVRDKIRTIVPPMTGDRHLSPEVEKVKKIVSEGEIIRVAETYVGNLGY; encoded by the coding sequence GTGGCAAAACTAGATATAGTAAAACTTAGTAAATGCATTACAATTCAAAATGTTTGTATCGGTCCAGGCCCACTTCCCTTAGAAGAATTTATTGCCGTGGTACGATATGGAGCAAAGGTTAAGTTTTCGGACGAGTATAGGCAAAGGGTCGTCAGATCCCGCATTCTCGTAGAAAAAATCCTTGACGAAAATAGGGTTGTGTATGGTCTTACTACTGGTTTTGGCGATAATGTCAGGACAATTATCCCACAGGAAGAGGCAATCGAACTACAATACAATATATTGCGCTCTCATGCCGTATCTGTAGGAGAGCCACTGCCTGAGGACGAAGTACGGGCTATATGGCTTATGCAATTATTAAGTTTGGGCAGAGGGTATTCCGGTATTAGAATGGAAATGCTGGATTTGATAGCTCAATGCTTGAACAGTGGGATTTATCCATTTGTACCCAGATTCGGATCAGTTCAAGCTCTTGTTCTAGAAGCAAATGTAAATCTTGTCCTCATAGGTGAAGGACAGGCTTGGTACAAAGGTGAGCTGCTTACCGGCGCAGAAGCATTGCAAAAGGCCGGATTAAGCCCATTGGCTCCAGCTTGTAAAGAGGGGCTATGTTTAACAAATGGCGCAAACTCTGCCACGGGGCTTGCTGCACTGGCACTATATGACTCCCTTATAGCTGTACAGACAGCGGACGTCTCTGCGGCAATGTCATATGAAGCACTAAAGGGGAATATTCTAGCTTGCGATCCTCGGTTGCATTCAGTGAAAGAGCATCCTAATCAAATTACCTGTGCTGAGAATATAAGGATTCTTTTACACGATAGTTCTATAATGGAAAACAACAAAGGTCAAAGTGTACAAGATCCTTTAGCGCTTCGGTCAGTGCCCCAAATGCATGGTGCAGTAAAGCGATATTTAGCAGACGCAGGGACAGATATTTTAGAAGAAATGGCATCGTGCAGCGATAATCCTGTTTTATGGCCTGATGGAGACGATGGCGTAGCTCTGATGGGAGCAAATTTTGATAGTACGTTTTCCAGCGGAGCTGCTGACATTATCTCTATAGCGGATTCTAATTTAGCGAAGCTTCTAGAGCGCAGAATAGACAAGCTTACAAACAGAAATTTCAGTGGCTACCCGGCATTTCTAGCAGCAAAGCCGGGTGTAGACAACGGTTACATGATACTACAATACACAGCTGCTGGGCTTGTCAATGAGATTCGAGGATTGGCGCTTCCTGCGACGGCTGATAGCATTCCGACGTGTGCGAACTGGGAAGATCCTGTAAGTATGGGACTGCTTGCTTCTCAGAAAGCTCTTGATATTGCACAAAAACTACAATACATCGTCGCCATAGAGCTCATGGTCACTTCCCGTGCTTTTGACTTGTTTACTGAAGGCGTAGGTTGCTTCGCGTCTGCGACGCAAGCTGTACGCGACAAGATTCGTACGATAGTACCACCAATGACGGGGGACAGACATCTTAGTCCTGAGGTAGAAAAAGTCAAGAAAATAGTCTCGGAAGGTGAAATTATCCGCGTTGCTGAAACATATGTCGGAAATCTTGGCTATTAA
- a CDS encoding aromatic amino acid ammonia-lyase, whose translation MDEIYMLTPEKIGRANNIYTVILDKAPISIEEFVAVARYHAIVEFSQEYIDRVIASRNLAARFLDENRKIYGLTTGFGENVNRIIPQDEAVELQINIIRSHATSVGKPLKEEAVRAVWLMQLLSLGKGFSGIRIETLFLIANALNVGLTPYVPGEGSVQYLAIEAQMNLVLMGEGKAWYKGRLLAANEALYEAGLKPFVPACKEGLCLTNGANSATALAALALYDCAVAVQTSDIAAAMSYEALKGNILACDPRVQSLKEHPHQAACARNIVRLLSDSGIASKYKGARVQDPLALRSIPQMHGAIKCMIQDCAKDILEEMDSCSDNPILWNAPNEECGLMGANFDGTYASGAADILCIASANLGKLLERRIDKLTNRHFSGYPAFLAENPGVDNGYMIVQYTAAGLLNEIRGLSLPSTADSIPTCGNWEDPVSMGWWASRKAWYVGKKIQYIAAIEIMTLCRAFDLEKEDACFSSATSAVHDKVRSVVPPITEDRHFGPDIEKVFSLVRSGEVIKTAEEITGTLEF comes from the coding sequence ATGGACGAAATATATATGCTTACTCCAGAGAAGATCGGAAGAGCTAATAATATATATACAGTAATATTAGACAAGGCACCAATCAGTATTGAAGAGTTCGTAGCCGTCGCGCGTTATCACGCAATCGTTGAGTTTTCACAAGAATATATTGATAGAGTCATTGCATCGAGAAACCTTGCTGCTAGATTTTTGGATGAAAATAGAAAGATATACGGCTTAACAACTGGATTTGGCGAGAATGTAAACAGAATTATTCCCCAAGATGAAGCTGTGGAGCTGCAAATCAATATAATTAGATCTCATGCAACCTCAGTAGGGAAGCCTTTAAAGGAAGAAGCTGTGCGAGCCGTGTGGCTTATGCAGCTCCTTAGTTTAGGCAAGGGATTTTCTGGAATTCGTATTGAGACACTTTTCCTGATAGCTAACGCTCTTAATGTAGGACTTACTCCTTATGTTCCAGGAGAAGGCTCTGTACAGTATTTGGCTATTGAGGCGCAAATGAACCTTGTCCTGATGGGAGAAGGAAAGGCATGGTACAAAGGACGCCTTTTAGCTGCTAATGAAGCTTTATATGAAGCAGGACTTAAGCCTTTTGTCCCTGCCTGTAAGGAAGGGCTGTGTCTGACCAACGGAGCTAACTCAGCAACTGCGCTCGCTGCATTAGCCCTATATGACTGTGCCGTTGCAGTTCAGACTTCCGATATTGCAGCCGCAATGTCATACGAAGCACTTAAAGGAAATATTCTAGCTTGTGACCCTAGAGTACAGTCGCTAAAGGAGCATCCGCATCAGGCTGCGTGTGCCAGAAACATAGTCCGCCTGCTTAGCGACAGCGGGATCGCGTCTAAATATAAGGGCGCGCGTGTGCAGGATCCACTAGCATTGAGATCCATTCCGCAGATGCACGGCGCGATAAAATGTATGATTCAAGATTGCGCCAAGGACATTCTGGAAGAGATGGACTCGTGCAGCGATAATCCAATTCTTTGGAATGCACCTAACGAAGAATGCGGTTTGATGGGAGCAAATTTTGACGGTACCTACGCAAGCGGAGCAGCAGATATTTTGTGTATAGCATCAGCAAATTTAGGCAAGCTTTTGGAACGTCGCATAGATAAACTCACAAATCGCCATTTTAGTGGATATCCAGCATTTCTGGCAGAAAATCCGGGGGTAGATAACGGATATATGATAGTCCAATATACTGCGGCAGGCTTACTAAACGAAATCCGAGGCTTGTCTTTACCTTCAACGGCGGACAGTATTCCGACATGCGGTAACTGGGAAGATCCAGTAAGTATGGGGTGGTGGGCCTCTCGCAAAGCATGGTATGTTGGGAAGAAAATACAGTACATAGCTGCAATAGAAATTATGACATTGTGTAGAGCTTTTGACTTAGAAAAAGAGGATGCATGTTTCTCTTCAGCGACAAGCGCAGTACATGACAAAGTACGTTCTGTTGTACCGCCAATCACTGAAGAT